One window from the genome of Trabulsiella odontotermitis encodes:
- a CDS encoding YlaC family protein: MTEIQRLLTNTIDELNLQEKRDNRPRFSISFIRNHPGLFLGMYAAFLATLIVMLRSETLADSVWLLLVLFILLNGFFFFDVYPRYHYEDIDVLDFRVCYNGEWYNTRFVPAQLIDRILQSPDVAEQQKSQLQKMIATKGELSFYDIYTLTRAS; encoded by the coding sequence ATGACAGAGATCCAGCGGCTGCTCACCAATACCATTGATGAGCTCAATCTTCAGGAAAAGCGCGACAACCGACCGCGTTTCAGTATCAGTTTTATTCGTAATCATCCGGGACTGTTTCTCGGCATGTACGCAGCGTTTCTGGCCACGCTGATTGTGATGCTGCGCAGCGAAACGCTGGCCGATTCGGTCTGGCTGTTGCTGGTACTGTTTATTCTGTTGAACGGTTTTTTCTTTTTCGACGTCTACCCGCGTTATCACTATGAAGATATCGACGTGCTGGATTTCCGCGTTTGCTATAACGGCGAATGGTACAACACCCGTTTCGTGCCTGCGCAGTTAATTGACCGTATTCTCCAGTCGCCGGACGTCGCGGAACAGCAAAAGTCGCAGTTGCAAAAAATGATCGCCACCAAAGGCGAACTCTCTTTCTATGATATCTATACCCTGACCCGTGCCAGCTAA
- a CDS encoding GNAT family N-acetyltransferase: MTQLNQFGQPVGDALPDWQPRPCPERVILEGRLCRLEPLQVRHASALFSAYALSPDTRSWTWLAREPDTSVEDFTRWVESISTLQDPLHFAVIDKQTDAPVGSLALMRIDARNGVMEVGSVHFSSLMTRTPLSTEAQWLLMRYAFDTLGYRRYEWKCNSLNEPSRLAAARLGFQYEGRFRQALVAKGHNRDTDWFSIIDKEWPALDRAFRKWLSADNFTDDGKQLNTLESCRQ; this comes from the coding sequence ATGACTCAGCTTAATCAGTTTGGCCAGCCTGTTGGCGACGCGCTCCCCGACTGGCAGCCACGCCCCTGTCCTGAACGCGTGATCCTGGAAGGACGTTTATGTCGTCTTGAACCGCTGCAGGTTCGCCACGCCAGCGCGTTGTTTTCTGCCTATGCCCTGTCACCCGACACCCGTAGCTGGACGTGGCTTGCACGCGAGCCGGATACCAGTGTTGAAGATTTTACCCGTTGGGTTGAGAGCATAAGCACGTTGCAGGATCCGCTCCATTTCGCGGTAATCGACAAACAAACAGACGCCCCGGTCGGCTCGCTGGCCCTGATGCGCATTGATGCCAGAAATGGCGTCATGGAGGTCGGTAGCGTACATTTCTCTTCCCTGATGACGCGCACGCCGTTGTCAACAGAAGCCCAGTGGCTGCTGATGCGTTACGCCTTCGACACGCTCGGTTATCGACGCTATGAATGGAAATGCAACAGCCTCAATGAGCCGTCGCGCCTCGCGGCAGCACGACTGGGATTTCAGTATGAAGGACGGTTCCGCCAGGCGCTGGTAGCCAAAGGTCATAATCGCGATACCGACTGGTTTTCCATTATTGACAAAGAGTGGCCTGCCCTCGATCGCGCTTTTCGCAAATGGCTCTCAGCCGACAACTTCACCGACGACGGCAAACAGTTAAATACGCTGGAAAGCTGTCGCCAGTAA
- a CDS encoding isopenicillin N synthase family dioxygenase — translation MSITTLPVLDFARYHNPAERPAFLQQLRHAARDVGFFYLTNHGIEDKLQLTLQQEARRFFALSETQKQQVAMIHSPHFRGYNRAAAELTRGQPDWREQFDIGAERPALQLADDAPRWQQLQGPNLWPAALPTLKPALLTWQQAMTGMAIDLLRAFAEALSLPVTAFDALYGEKPNEHIKLIRYPGQQENQSSQGVGAHKDSGFLSFLLQDEQKGLQVEVSEGEWIDAAPLPGSFVVNIGELLELATNGYLRATVHRVVSPPADQERLSIAFFLGAQLDAVVPVYALPDVLAKEAPGPQSDPQNPLLRDVGWNYLKGRLRSHPDVAERYYRDVLRERTEQLIA, via the coding sequence ATGAGTATTACCACGCTGCCCGTACTGGACTTTGCCCGCTACCATAATCCCGCCGAACGCCCTGCGTTCCTGCAACAACTGCGCCACGCCGCGCGTGATGTCGGCTTTTTCTATCTCACAAATCACGGTATTGAAGACAAACTGCAACTGACGTTGCAGCAGGAAGCCCGACGCTTTTTTGCCCTCAGCGAGACGCAAAAACAGCAGGTGGCGATGATCCACTCGCCCCATTTTCGCGGCTACAACCGGGCAGCTGCCGAACTGACCCGCGGGCAACCCGACTGGCGCGAACAGTTCGACATCGGTGCCGAACGCCCTGCCCTCCAGTTGGCTGATGATGCTCCCCGCTGGCAACAGCTTCAGGGTCCTAATCTCTGGCCTGCCGCCCTGCCGACACTGAAACCCGCGCTGCTGACGTGGCAACAGGCTATGACCGGCATGGCAATCGATCTGCTGCGCGCGTTTGCCGAAGCGCTCTCTCTGCCGGTCACAGCGTTCGATGCGCTGTACGGCGAAAAACCCAACGAACATATCAAATTGATCCGCTACCCCGGGCAGCAGGAAAACCAGAGTTCGCAGGGTGTGGGCGCGCATAAAGATTCCGGCTTCCTCAGTTTTCTGCTGCAGGATGAGCAAAAAGGATTGCAGGTGGAAGTCAGCGAAGGTGAATGGATTGATGCCGCGCCGCTGCCCGGCAGTTTTGTCGTGAACATCGGCGAACTGCTGGAACTGGCAACCAATGGTTATCTGCGCGCCACGGTTCACCGCGTCGTCTCACCACCTGCGGATCAGGAACGGTTGTCGATTGCCTTCTTCCTCGGCGCACAGCTGGATGCTGTGGTGCCTGTCTATGCGCTGCCGGATGTGCTGGCAAAAGAAGCCCCCGGGCCGCAAAGCGATCCGCAAAATCCGCTGCTGCGCGATGTGGGCTGGAATTACCTCAAAGGACGGCTGCGATCGCACCCGGATGTGGCCGAACGCTACTATCGCGACGTGTTGCGCGAACGTACTGAACAGTTAATCGCTTAA
- a CDS encoding MetQ/NlpA family ABC transporter substrate-binding protein, with protein MKNAAFRLAGVTLALSLAWGAQADALRIAADPVPHAEILNFIKKQDPKLDLKIVELTSGVNANELLANGDVDANYFQHLPYLKDQEKALGKTFAVAATVHIEPLGIYSHKHKDFTSLPDGATVAVPNNATNLSRSLFLLQSQGLIRLNAKFTDPATTLATPKDIVDNPKKLKILEIESPQIPRSLDDVDLAVINGNYALEAGLSPAKDALGLEKAEHNPYANILVTTPQLENDPRIKELAKDLASPQVAAFIRQHYNGSVIPVATPQS; from the coding sequence ATGAAAAATGCCGCTTTCAGACTGGCAGGGGTTACGCTGGCGCTTTCACTGGCATGGGGCGCACAGGCCGACGCCTTGCGCATTGCCGCCGATCCGGTGCCGCACGCCGAAATCCTTAACTTCATCAAAAAGCAGGATCCGAAACTGGATCTGAAAATCGTCGAACTGACCAGCGGCGTGAACGCCAACGAACTGCTGGCGAATGGCGACGTGGACGCTAACTATTTCCAGCATCTGCCCTATCTGAAAGATCAGGAAAAGGCGCTGGGCAAGACGTTTGCCGTCGCCGCGACGGTGCATATTGAGCCGCTCGGGATCTATTCCCACAAACATAAAGATTTTACATCGCTGCCTGACGGTGCCACGGTTGCTGTACCGAATAACGCCACCAACCTGAGCCGTTCGCTGTTCCTGTTGCAAAGCCAGGGGCTTATCAGACTCAACGCGAAATTCACCGATCCGGCAACCACGCTGGCGACGCCGAAAGACATCGTCGATAACCCGAAAAAACTGAAGATCCTGGAAATTGAATCACCACAAATTCCCCGCTCGCTGGACGATGTTGACCTCGCGGTGATCAACGGTAACTACGCGCTGGAAGCGGGCCTGTCGCCAGCCAAAGATGCGCTGGGGCTGGAGAAGGCGGAGCACAATCCGTACGCCAATATTCTGGTCACTACACCGCAACTGGAGAACGATCCGCGCATTAAAGAACTGGCGAAAGATCTGGCCTCGCCGCAGGTGGCAGCGTTTATTCGTCAGCATTACAACGGCTCGGTGATCCCGGTAGCGACGCCACAGTCATGA
- a CDS encoding methionine ABC transporter ATP-binding protein, translated as MIQIEGLSKQYAGTGRPALQDISLAIPHGAIYGILGRSGAGKSTLIRCLNMLERPSSGRVLFDGVDISLLDSRALRAHRLRTGMIFQHFNLLHARNVADNIAVPLEIAGEPKARRQARVTELLSLVGLSEKAAAFPSQLSGGQKQRVGIARALAARPDVLLCDEATSALDPETTASVLSLLAQINQQLGLTIVLITHQLEVVKTLCDHAALLENGELIESGRIADLLVSPWSRLRQALLTDPDAERRFLARHNVDRRLLWGVA; from the coding sequence ATGATCCAGATTGAAGGGCTGAGCAAGCAGTATGCCGGAACAGGCCGACCGGCGCTTCAGGACATCTCGCTGGCGATCCCGCACGGCGCTATTTACGGCATCCTGGGTCGAAGCGGCGCAGGAAAGAGCACCCTGATCCGCTGTCTGAATATGCTGGAACGCCCCTCCTCGGGCCGGGTGCTGTTCGATGGCGTGGACATCAGCCTGCTTGACAGCCGTGCGCTGCGGGCACACCGGCTGCGTACCGGGATGATTTTTCAGCACTTCAATTTACTGCACGCCCGCAACGTGGCCGATAACATCGCTGTTCCGCTGGAGATTGCCGGGGAACCCAAAGCCCGGCGGCAGGCACGGGTGACGGAACTGCTTTCGCTGGTCGGGCTCAGCGAAAAAGCCGCCGCCTTTCCATCGCAGCTTTCTGGCGGACAGAAACAGCGCGTCGGTATCGCCAGAGCGCTGGCGGCACGGCCCGACGTGCTGCTGTGCGACGAAGCCACCAGCGCCCTCGATCCGGAAACCACTGCGTCGGTGCTGTCCCTGCTGGCGCAAATTAACCAGCAGCTTGGCCTGACGATCGTCCTGATTACCCATCAACTGGAGGTGGTCAAAACCCTTTGCGATCACGCCGCCCTGCTGGAAAACGGCGAGCTGATTGAAAGCGGGCGCATTGCTGATTTGCTGGTGTCGCCGTGGTCGCGTCTGCGCCAGGCGCTACTGACCGACCCGGACGCCGAACGGCGCTTTCTGGCGCGTCACAACGTCGACAGGAGGCTGTTATGGGGAGTCGCATGA
- a CDS encoding methionine ABC transporter permease, translating into MSWEDLWPVLLNGTLETLYMVGFAALFTVLIGLPLGVLLFVSRRDGLLPLPKINAVLGAIINIGRSLPFIVLLIAMIPFTRLLVGTTLGSTAAIVPVTIGAFPFFARLTENALDEVDYGRIEAILSMGGNLWQVIAKALLPEALPTLLAAITLTVVMLIGFSSMAGVIGGGGLGDLAIRYGYQRFNNQIMFGTVAILVLLVQGVQMAGDRLVRSLAHRR; encoded by the coding sequence ATGAGCTGGGAAGACTTGTGGCCGGTGCTGCTGAACGGCACGCTGGAGACGTTGTATATGGTAGGCTTTGCCGCACTGTTCACCGTACTCATCGGCCTGCCGCTCGGCGTACTGCTGTTCGTTTCGCGCCGGGACGGATTGCTGCCGCTGCCAAAAATCAATGCTGTTCTGGGGGCTATCATTAACATCGGCCGTTCGCTGCCGTTTATTGTGTTGCTGATCGCCATGATCCCTTTCACCCGACTGCTGGTCGGCACAACGCTTGGCAGCACGGCGGCCATAGTTCCGGTCACTATCGGCGCGTTTCCGTTTTTCGCACGCCTGACGGAGAACGCGCTCGATGAAGTGGATTACGGTCGCATTGAAGCGATTTTGTCGATGGGCGGTAATCTCTGGCAGGTGATCGCCAAAGCATTGCTGCCCGAAGCGCTACCGACGCTGCTGGCAGCCATTACTTTAACCGTGGTGATGCTGATTGGTTTCTCGTCGATGGCAGGCGTCATTGGCGGCGGCGGGCTTGGCGATCTGGCGATCCGCTACGGTTATCAGCGCTTTAATAATCAGATCATGTTTGGCACCGTCGCCATCCTCGTGTTACTGGTGCAGGGCGTACAAATGGCTGGCGATCGGCTGGTGCGCTCGCTGGCGCATCGTCGCTAA